From a region of the Sesamum indicum cultivar Zhongzhi No. 13 linkage group LG3, S_indicum_v1.0, whole genome shotgun sequence genome:
- the LOC105157137 gene encoding transcription factor bHLH79-like isoform X1 has protein sequence MDPPLVNEASFIAAANPSSYSLAGLLSFPTGGGGGGLRMGSLGLVGGDGSLEESTGTEQSGSRGGAKRRRDAANSFDDSSSKLVSTSSANQDLNESDPKHMKSSGSRDENGGSKTETEEISGTSVKPVEEKSTAEPPKDYIHVRARRGQATDSHSLAERARREKISERMKILQDLVPGCNKVFSFLPSFLDSCAKFLVIGKALVLDEIINYIQSLQRQVEFLSMKLEAVNSRLSPTIEGFPSKDLAAPTFDPNGMLYGSQPPREYARGSQAEWLHMQIGSGFERAT, from the exons atggaTCCGCCGTTGGTGAACGAGGCATCATTTATTGCGGCAGCAAACCCGTCTTCGTATAGCTTAGCTgggcttctttcttttccgACGGGCGGCGGAGGAGGCGGACTCAGAATGGGGAGCTTGGGCCTTGTCGGAGGAGATGGGTCGCTGGAGGAATCCACGGGGACAGAGCAGAGCGGCAGCCGCGGCGGTGCCAAGAGGAGAAGGGATGCTGCCAATTCCTTTGATGATAGCTCTTCTAAGCTTGTTTCCACTAGTAGTGCTAATCAAGATTTG AATGAATCGGATCCCAAGCATATGAAATCGTCTGGATCCAGAGATGAAAATGGTGGCTCTAAAACAGAAACAGAAGAAATTTCGGGAACCAGTGTCAAGCCCGTCGAGGAGAAGAGTACAGCTGAACCACCTAAGGATTATATTCATGTTAGAGCGAGAAGGGGTCAAGCCACTGATAGCCACAGTCTAGCTGAGAGA GCTCGGAGAGAAAAGATCAGTGAGAGGATGAAAATCCTCCAAGATTTGGTTCCGGGATGTAACAAGGTCTTCAGCTTTCTGCCCTCCTTTTTGGATTCGTGCGCTAAGTTTTTG GTTATTGGAAAAGCTCTTGTTCttgatgaaataattaattacatccaGTCACTACAGCGGCAAGTTGAG TTTTTATCAATGAAGCTTGAAGCAGTTAATTCAAGGCTAAGTCCCACGATAGAAGGATTTCCTTCCAAAGAT TTAGCAGCACCAACATTCGACCCCAACGGAATGTTGTACGGGTCGCAACCACCAAGAGAATACGCCCGTGGATCACAAGCGGAGTGGCTTCACATGCAGATTGGAAGTGGCTTTGAAAGAGCAACATGA
- the LOC105157137 gene encoding transcription factor bHLH79-like isoform X2 codes for MDPPLVNEASFIAAANPSSYSLAGLLSFPTGGGGGGLRMGSLGLVGGDGSLEESTGTEQSGSRGGAKRRRDAANSFDDSSSKLVSTSSANQDLNESDPKHMKSSGSRDENGGSKTETEEISGTSVKPVEEKSTAEPPKDYIHVRARRGQATDSHSLAERARREKISERMKILQDLVPGCNKVIGKALVLDEIINYIQSLQRQVEFLSMKLEAVNSRLSPTIEGFPSKDLAAPTFDPNGMLYGSQPPREYARGSQAEWLHMQIGSGFERAT; via the exons atggaTCCGCCGTTGGTGAACGAGGCATCATTTATTGCGGCAGCAAACCCGTCTTCGTATAGCTTAGCTgggcttctttcttttccgACGGGCGGCGGAGGAGGCGGACTCAGAATGGGGAGCTTGGGCCTTGTCGGAGGAGATGGGTCGCTGGAGGAATCCACGGGGACAGAGCAGAGCGGCAGCCGCGGCGGTGCCAAGAGGAGAAGGGATGCTGCCAATTCCTTTGATGATAGCTCTTCTAAGCTTGTTTCCACTAGTAGTGCTAATCAAGATTTG AATGAATCGGATCCCAAGCATATGAAATCGTCTGGATCCAGAGATGAAAATGGTGGCTCTAAAACAGAAACAGAAGAAATTTCGGGAACCAGTGTCAAGCCCGTCGAGGAGAAGAGTACAGCTGAACCACCTAAGGATTATATTCATGTTAGAGCGAGAAGGGGTCAAGCCACTGATAGCCACAGTCTAGCTGAGAGA GCTCGGAGAGAAAAGATCAGTGAGAGGATGAAAATCCTCCAAGATTTGGTTCCGGGATGTAACAAG GTTATTGGAAAAGCTCTTGTTCttgatgaaataattaattacatccaGTCACTACAGCGGCAAGTTGAG TTTTTATCAATGAAGCTTGAAGCAGTTAATTCAAGGCTAAGTCCCACGATAGAAGGATTTCCTTCCAAAGAT TTAGCAGCACCAACATTCGACCCCAACGGAATGTTGTACGGGTCGCAACCACCAAGAGAATACGCCCGTGGATCACAAGCGGAGTGGCTTCACATGCAGATTGGAAGTGGCTTTGAAAGAGCAACATGA